The Astyanax mexicanus isolate ESR-SI-001 chromosome 21, AstMex3_surface, whole genome shotgun sequence genome contains the following window.
ataaacttctaaacgttacactgactaTCTATATTTAGATATCTGTTATCTTGTACCAAACGCTTTGAGAGCACTCCACATAGTtattagagaccgaccgatatgggtttttctaaggccgatgccgataccgatcattagtggtcagagtcagccgatggccgatgtgacctgccgatttttagggccgatatgctatcgtattatatttatttggcatgcttaaaatcatactagtaagaggaggaacaacagttgtaaacttcacacaatttattgaaaataaggttagcattttatagtgactttaatgttactatatcactatatgttaataaaaaaaatattaattttatttagattgtattatccataacattttattttattcattatataacatatgttctatatacactatatattcatgtttatagtagaaatattatgttggctattatataaaatttactgtaggggcctactaattaacaaatgtatgacttgttgcagtctgttagtctattaattattcattttaatatgtttaacagagtgcaagaagacttccataatgtgacaactttagatagttactccaaaacggcaaagctcatttcttcttcaactccatgcagttgaaaacgaatggacatgggaggacaatgttataaaatgttcacattagggctgcagctattattttacaaaaatgggtgacgtttaaattaagaataaaattataaataatgcaaaaacagacaggtgctgtaatttaaatatagctttatctgttttttttttcttcttcaaatgagctccttagccagagaaacgcgtctcatcagctgtactggaggttcggtgcgtgagcggaaaatgagttgagaaagctgaagagcgcggactttataggttcaggataaaatgagcttttatcagaaaagtctggagggggttctaaagtagaacccgacaaaacagaaaattctgctcatcgtttcatttaatatctaacagcgcaaaccgctttaaacgggtgagttttacagcagaacagcaggaggcggcatgatttaatgtctgtttgtagtgaaggaaaaagagatgttttattttaactccattattttagaaactatttgttttattaattcgtttacaataaagcttatttatatacagtgttgggagtaacggcgttaaaactaacgttactaacgccgttactttttttcagtaacgagtaatctaactaattactatgactgtaactataacgccattaccatttccgacaccccgttactgcacgttactttagccgctctatgaactttttttttttatttcgctttgccctggttaacccctcctctgtccggtgaacttgagcttctggccgatgtgcctgtggtttggcgtggtgaagtgaggcaaaattgtgacgatttgcgtgctctaatcaattcagtgattgccgtggacaacccaagttccgaattaaggacgttaagctctttttagctgctccggtttttgtggtgctgctgctttctattttagagcttagattctctgcccgaatcccacctgacctgaggaccgacccgaaatcaggctcctatttttattttatataaagctctggtgtgataatcacaatgttgctaagtaaccaattattattgttcactaaagcaaacgaaatagcgaaaattgaaagtgaaaaacatttgtgttaactgaatctaataaaaacggtaattaaaaggaaaaacataactatctcgaactgtattttgtgtttataaaactaactaaaacgaactgaaattactgatagaataccctcatttttgtgtttaatttatttataagcgctgttgtacagcggagttgtacagcgggagttgttgtgccgagcgcgcggcactcgtggtccgttagttcttgtgtaaagcgctcgcgctagcaagcccaccctaaaatgaacagaaaaaataaaaacaaaataaaattaaactataataaaaatgaaaactgtaatcacgtagctctgggcgcacgtgaacgcctccgcgtttgacttgcagcattgtgtgtagctgttcttaaaaatcatttaaattaaataatagttctatgcttctatgttacagtgttaattaacataattctgattatatttcgctcattcaatcagcccgaaaacagacagtttatggggcggatcgggtcaggctcataatgacagtttatggttcgggcttgggcagaatgtgcacgggctccggctgggttggattttttgggcacgatctaaactctattctcttttggtgaagctgttatattaataccattttaacgggcattaaattgttgtttttgtccattattttgttttatatatacatatttcttttgagtgtggcttggtttgttaaatttcatccccagacgcgtttttccgcttttttcagtattacaagttttagtaattttctttggttgtgtggagaatttcgttttatttttttgaaattcgttagattatatttttgtcagcattttgggtttattttcgtttgttattttttgttatttttctaataataatagtaaatgcataattgatttcctttttttgacgggcgaataataaaaagtaacgcgatagttacttttactggtaactaattacttttatagtggagtaactccgttagtaactcagttacttttttggagaagtaacgagtaactataactaattactttttcaaagtaacgtgcccaacactgtttatatataaggagaagtacagtcctctaataatcctgactaaccagtaattattatttcagcacaGCTGATGCTgcaaatatccttaaacagttttagtcctgccctttttcatttcgtctaaaaataatttaaatactgaaaatatcaagtgttaatttgattttatttacttagattttcgtttctgaagaagagacgtcagttattttatactagagcttgtagatagggcttgccttgcatagtcagggcgcattccaaatgcactcctgccatcaacgctaagcatagtttcgtttggagagaaatgctacaacaccgatgcagttgaaattctattctttttcagtaaatgaagcaacatcacagatctaatcatgagagaaaatatagactttgggacactggattgtaaaaatggatgccttacccgttgaaagtcttgctcactcttgaaaccttgcgctgcgttccaagtagctgcccgcagatgtgccggattaaaatcggcgcggccaaataagaaaatcggccgatgccgattgataaaaaaataacaaaaatcggccgattaaatcggctggccgatcgatcggtcgacCTCTAATAGTTATTGTTCCACAAGTCCATTtgcaataaactaataaaaatgaccTTTGAATTGTAGCATTAGGGAAGATATCAAAGCAGGAATACAAGGAGAAGGAAGCAGTTTGAAGTGGTTATGGGTAAATATGAaattgttctattctattttctgcagaaatttataaaaaaaagaaatgtgattTGATTGTATTGTTAAATACTGGCCTGTATGGCAGTGCAGTCTGAGATAAGTGTGCCTGACTCACGTGATAAGATAAATGATCAAAAACTGTAGAAACTGTTTTCATTTGTTCACACCAAGATAGGTTGGATTTCCTCTCTCTGTGACTGAAGATGGAGCTTGTGTTTGAACTGTTGGTTGGTTTGCTGATTGTTCTCATCACCTGGCTCTTAACTAAGACCTATAACACTCAGATCAATGCAGGTAAATATCTTTATCAACTATTTTGCTTCAGATTATCCCAATGCATATATGAAagtgtatattaatatttaatatacattgtTACAGTAATTACAGTTATTATTGCTATCTGTGGAATGTTATTAAGGGCCTGATTAATGCTAAATATGCAGCACAGtatttaaattcaattttttGGCAGTTAGCTATCTACAAAAAAGGATTAATTAACAGCATATTTGTTTCAATCATTAGGATATCAAGATGGGCAAcagattgtatttattgtatttctaAAAATGTATTGAAATAAGCTAAATTGACCTTTGTCATTGATTAGTTTTATTTAGAACTCTCTATATCCAGTCCACCAATGCAGCCAAGACTCCTCCTTTCCCAGCTACCATCGAAGAGCAGACCCCATTCACCCAGTCTATCACTAGTGCCTGGTGTTCCTCTACTCAGTCCACCACCACAGCTAAGACTCCCTACATCCAGTTCACCTCCACGGCTGAGACTCCCTACATCCAGTCCACCACTATGGCTGGCACTCCCTACATCCAGTCAACTACTACAGCTGATACTCCCTACATCCAGTCAACTACTACAGCTGATACTCCCTACATCCAGTCAACTACTACAGCTGGGACTCCCTACATCCAGTCAACTACTACAGCTGATACTCCCTACACCCAATCAACAACTATGGCTGAGACTCCCTACATCCAGTCAACTACTACAGCTGAGACTCCCTACATCCAGTCCACCTCCTTGGCTGGGACTACCTACATCCAGTCAAATACTATGGCTGATACTCCCTACATCCAGTCAACTACTACAGCTGAGACTCCCTACATCCAGTCAACTACTACGGCTGGGACTCCCTACATCCAGTCAACTACTACAGCTGGGACTCCCTACATCCAGTCAACTACTGCAGCTGGGACTCCCTACATCCAGTCATCTACTACAGCTGGGACTCCCTACATCCAGTCAACTACTACAGCTGGGACTCCCTACATCCAGTCAACTACTACAGCTGGGACTCCCTACATCCAGTTAACTACTACAGCTGATACTCCCTACATCCAGTCTACTGTCATGGCTGAGACTCCCTACATCCAGTCAACTACTACGGCTGGGACTCCCTACATCCAGTCAACTACTACAGCTGGGACTCCCTACATCCAGTCATCTACTACAGCTGGGACTCCCTACATCCAGTCAACTACTACAGCTGAGACTCCCTACATCCAGTCAACTACTACAGCTGATACTCCCTACATCCAGTCAACTACTACAGCTGGGACTCCCTACACCCAATCAACTATTACAGCTGGGACTCCCTACATCCAGTCATCTACTACAGCTGGGACTCCCTACATCCAGTCAACTACTACAGCTGAGACTCCCTACATCCAGTCAACTACTACAGCTGATACTCCCTACATCCAGTCAACTACTACAGCTGGGACTCCCTACATCCAGTCAACTACTACAGCTGGGACTCCCTACATCCAGTTAACTACTACAGCTGATACTCCCTACATCCAGTCTACTGTCATGGCTGAGACTCCCTACATCCAGTCAACTACTACGGCTGGGACTCCCTACATCCAGTCAACTACTACAGCTGGGACTCCCTACATCCAGTCAACTACTACAGCTGATACTCCCTACATCCAGTCAACTACTACAGCTGGGACTCCCTACATCCAGTCAACTACTACAGCTGAGACTCCCTACATCCAGTCAACTACTACAGCTGGGACTCCCTACACCCAATCAACTATTACAGCTGAGACTCCCTACATCCAGTCCACCTCCATGGCTGAGACTCCCTACATCCAGTCCACTACCAGGGCTGAGACTCCTTACATCCAGTCCACCATACAGCCCAGACTGGAGGGAACATTAATGCTCCTGCATTGCACCACAATGTCATAAATGGCCCTGTTAGTATTGAAATTTGCTCTAAACACAAAGATGATTGTAAGTATGACACTATATTGCTTCAAATAAATattacacacatttattttataatacaaatattattattaccagAGGAATAAAAACATGCCATCACTCTCTTTCTTAAAGGTCATTCAGATGGAAGGAAGTATTCTGAGACATCTAATGGTAATGGTTTATCTGTTGCTGTGTTGGTAAATTCAAAGTTCTGTTGTGCAATGTACCAAACTACAGTGTTTAGAAATGTGGACAGTACTTATGTAGGCAACAATTTTGGTGCAACGTTCTTAGAATGAACTTTCATGTAATGTTtatgtaaaaacatatataaatactgcAAAATACCTATTAATTCGACTTGAATATTACTAATTTCACTGTCCATTGACCTATTGATCAATAGTGGTTGGATTTTTCTTTTCCGCACAAGCTAATGATTGGTCAAGATAGCGTTAGAGTCTCCTAGTAGAGTTTAATTAgaaacatattcttttttttggGTTACACTTTTTATATTACCACCATCAGACATTCTGTAAATTATCAGCAACGTATCAGATCAGTATTTTCAAGCCGGGTCTTTGCCTCAACAAAGAAGCGAGTTATGTGGAAGGCTGAAATGCTAAAACacatgtttatttaatatatttattaattaaatagtgTTATATAATTAAACCACTCAGTTGTCTCCGTTTCAGATATGGACGTTTTGCAGGAAGCTTGTGCAAAGCTTAAGTCTTCTTTTATAATGAAATTTGGAATGATCGATGGCATAGCAATAGAGGGAACGCAGACGCCTCTAGAGGAGGTCTACACAGAGCTTTACATCACTGAAGGAGAAAGTGATTCAATCAACACTGAACATGAAATATGGCAAATTGAAAGAGCGTCTCGAGCGCACACTTCACTGGATACTTCGATCACCTGTGATAATATCCTGACACCCTCAGAAAAGAGTCTAAAGAAGAAAAGCAGGGTCGTCCTAACCAAAGGTATCGCAGGTATTGGAAAATCTGTTTCGGTCCAGAAGTTCATCCTCAACTGGGCACAGTGCAAAGCCAACCAGGGTGTTGACCTTGTGTTCTACATGCCTTTCAGAGAGCTTAATTTGTATCAAGGTCAGTGGAGTCTTCATAAGCTTCTTTTGAACTTTCATCCTGAGCTAGAGGAAATAAAAGCTCCCCCTAACATGATTTTGAGCAGCAACGTTGTGCTGATATTGGACGGTTTGGATGAGAGCAGATTGCCTTTAGCTTTTGAAAGCAACCAGTTGTTTTCAGATGTGACAAAGGAGATGTCGCTTGATGTTCTGATAACAAACATCTTAAAGGGAAACCTACTGAATTCAGCCCAGATCTGGGTGACTTCAAGACCAGAGGCGTCCCTCAAAATCTCCAGATACACTGATCACGTAACGGAAATCAGAGGCTTCACTGATCAACAGAAGGTGGAGTACTTCAGGAAGCAGATTAAGGATAAAACTCTGGCCAGTGCAATCATCTCACACATTAAAGTCTCAAGGAGCCTTCATATTATGTGTCACATACCGGTGTTCTGCTTAATCCTGGCATCTGTGCTCCAGTCTCTACCAGCTGAAGAGGAAGACACAGTACCGAAAACTTTGACCGAAATGTACATACACTTCTTGATCATTCAGGCACGCCTGGATAGCAACAAACGTGGAGAAACCCTTGAAATGGACCCTGTACTGATTTTAGAATCAAATAAACCCCTAATCCTGAAGCTTGCTGAGCTGGCTTTTGAGGAACTGATGAAAGGCAACTTGATCTTCTCAGAGAAAGAGCTGAGGGACTTCAGTAGTGATCTTAGCAAAGTCTTGATGAGCACCGGATTGTGCACTGCCATTTTCAAAAGAAGACGTGGTATCTACCGAGAGAAGTTCTACAGCTTTATTCACATGAGCTTCCAAGAGTTTCTtgcagctctgcatgtttttctaGCTTGTGTTAAGAAGGACAGGAAGACACTGGAGGTACTTCTTGGAAGTGGCACCCAATGCGAGAACATGTCCTTGCAAGACCTTCTCAAGCAGGCGGTGGATAAAACACTCCTAAACACCCAGGGTTCCCTAGACCTTTTCCTCCGTTTCCTCCTTGGCATTTCTTTGGAAGCCAATCAGGACCTCCTGCAGGCTTTGCTCATGCACAGAGAAGACAGCGCAGAGGTTATTGAGAGCACATGCAAGTACATTAAAGGCATAAAAAGGAAGGACATCTCCCCGGAAAGGTGCATCAATCTTTTCCTTTGCTTGCTTGAGATGAATGACAACACACTGCATTTTGAGATTCAAGAGTACCTGCAGTCAGAAAAGCGCTCCATCAAAGAGCTCTCACCAGCTCAGTGCTCCGCTCTGGCGTACATGCTGCTGATGTCTGAGGAAGTGCTGGACGAGTTTGACCTGAAGAAATACAACACGTCAGTGGAAGGTCGGAGGAGACTGATACCAGCTGTAAAGTGTTGCAGAAACGCATTGTAAGTTGAAATTTAAGGTTCTCAATCACCTGATACTGTATATAGTGCCTCCGTAGTATATGAACCCTTTAAATAATATGTGGAACACATTACAGCCAGACTGCTCAACTGCAGAGTAACACTCAGTAATATCCAGCTCAAAGTCAgttaaaacccgcccttcagaagcctAAACTAGCCCAATAGCTGTCTCACATGTTTGAAGCAAATGACAAAACAGCTTGGAATGTacaacttagtattttgtttcatttattatCAGTATATTATTAGTTACAATATTATTAGTAAGTCACTAATAATATTGtgacattaatattttattagttttatataattttattgtttttacaattttataaaaGATTTATGTTCTAGTCAAGAACATAAAAACATAGGTAATCAAAGGTAAACCAAGGCAACAcacactttttattttgttttttggcagctgcagttttttttttttttaagtagcccaAAGAAACACCCCGCCtcccctgaattttcacccacgactggattttcaaacatgTATACTGAATGTACAAATTACTGAATGTAGTCAATTTTTATGGTACAATTTATCAGACCCTTTTAACCAACTCGTCATTGTTACATTTACAGATTACAGTTTGTCCAGTTTTATTGGACAGTTTAATTATCAtgactggacaggactcagaTGCAAATGAAATACTTTATTCACTATAATAGTAGTGTAAAAACGGAAGTCTAAATGAGTAGGGTCAATACTGGTAAACAGcagtcagagaaaaaaaaaaaacatactgtactCAAGAATCTGGCCAGGGTCATAACAAAAGTGCGAACACAGGAAAGGAATAAACGCTTTGTTGTAGGGATAACCATCAAtagtgaacaggtgaaatcaatattccggtgCTGAACCTCCTTGTAGTGCCGtgggcagtgtcatgtgatcatgaacAAGAACATAAGAAGATTGTTTGATCTGTAGGTGTGCATGCTAAGAGATGTGTTATctataaatgtattaatgttttaaCGTATTTGTGTCTATATATCTACGGACTTAAGGTTAGCAGACTGTGAACTTTCGGAGAAGTCCATTGACAGTGTGGCCTTGGCACTACAGCTAGCCAactcacacctgagagagctggatTTGAGTTATAATGATGCAAAAGCATCATTCAGGACAAGAAATAAATGTGAAGATTCCAATGTAGGGTTCAGTTTGCTTTCAGATGGTTTGAAGAGTCCAAACTGCAAACTGGAAATTTTGAGGTTAGTAGTTTTTACTAAGATTCACATTAGCAATTAACAATGCACATGTATGTTCATCTTATTATAATGTTAATAATTTGTAAATATCTACACTCTAAAAATTTAAAGGTTAAGAAAACTAAAAATTTTAAGGCAACTTgctgcactatatttttaagatttGAAGAAAACCACAGACAGTTGGGCCAGctagaaatctttagcccagataaTACATTTTTCAAATGTATTGAAACTTCAGATATTAACTTTTAccaacttaaatatttaatttttagctGGCATGATTCAAGTTCTCTAAAATGTGCATTGTAAGTTTTgcaaagtatactaagcattattatgctatagtgcaataaagtgttcttgtagccacaatattattaatcagtatattttaagagtgataaaatagaacaacttttttgtacttattatacttttaattacagtataaaaatagtacaaaatttGTACCTAAATTGTGCAacgtgtacttaactgtactaaaatggatttattttaaatatatttaagtaacatttgaacattttatctcatgtatgtaaccccatattttaaatatgcttacagcagaattattatacatttaatgattattacaactgtattactattattatacaccaggtatattaaacatgtactaagaactgatgttaaatatatgtgaactattagagtacaaatatgcgtcttcttcctgtcttttgtaagtagcacacttctagtatacttgattgggtataaaaatatattttaatatactgtactacaagtTTTAGTGTGTcacaaatttacttaaattttattaaattagtagtcatttaatttactttctgaaaatgtacatgatacattgtacattaagtgaactactgtaaaagctgtttttaacacactttgctaaaaataccaaaagtatatttggaaataagtatttaagAAGTATATTTAGTTACATTAAAataagtgtactttatagtagtctattttttttaaatatactatattgcACTTTATTGCACAAAATTATGATCAACGTTTACTTTTTTATTCAAACTTTTGatgaaagtataataataatgtacttttaatattttgttaagtaagtacataaatctgtttatagcatatttagacatttctcaatatgtttaaagtacaattaagtatatttttcacTAGGGGGTTCACATAATCAAAATCATCCAGTGGGGGCAGCATTATAGTTTGTGTTAATTTAATGTAGCTACTGGGAAATGGGAATTTATGACAGTTACATATctgtcttattgtcagtcatataagcttACAGTTTATGTAAATATGATCAGTTGAACCCAACCAGCATATATTCTATATACACTCAGCAACACTAAACAcagtaacttgttcttacagtcTACAACACCGAGACCAGGtaattaataactattatttaacatagtacagtatataaactCAAAGATAAGCAGCAGGAGCCTGTgcgaaatgactacacactgattgtgagtgaaaggtgggaggacacgcccaatatgcaaatagtgtgaccaacatcaggttaaacccctgcagaattgctcagtagaacccatttaactaaagagtcaaactaaGCATGTGCAGTTTAATGTAGAGAAGTTGTCCTGGgctcaactagagttcaactacagTTTGTAAATTTTGGACCACAAACTATTAggttagaccaacttttaacaagaaacttgaTAAAATTATTTGAGGCATatagtttaatatattttaataacaaataatacatttaatatgttttctttagttgacttaaaaatcacattaaggagaacaacTGTAAATTTTGTTTGTTACAGTGTATTTATAGACAATAACATTtgatcatgtatttatttattcaggttGGTGAGATGTCACCTTAACAAAGAAAGTTGTGAAGCTTTGTCTGAGGCGCTAAGCTTGAAATCCACCTGCCTAAAAGAGATGAACCTTAGTACCAATGACTTGCAGGATTTAGGAGTTGAACAGCTCGCAAaaggactg
Protein-coding sequences here:
- the LOC111197599 gene encoding NLR family CARD domain-containing protein 3, with the translated sequence MDVLQEACAKLKSSFIMKFGMIDGIAIEGTQTPLEEVYTELYITEGESDSINTEHEIWQIERASRAHTSLDTSITCDNILTPSEKSLKKKSRVVLTKGIAGIGKSVSVQKFILNWAQCKANQGVDLVFYMPFRELNLYQGQWSLHKLLLNFHPELEEIKAPPNMILSSNVVLILDGLDESRLPLAFESNQLFSDVTKEMSLDVLITNILKGNLLNSAQIWVTSRPEASLKISRYTDHVTEIRGFTDQQKVEYFRKQIKDKTLASAIISHIKVSRSLHIMCHIPVFCLILASVLQSLPAEEEDTVPKTLTEMYIHFLIIQARLDSNKRGETLEMDPVLILESNKPLILKLAELAFEELMKGNLIFSEKELRDFSSDLSKVLMSTGLCTAIFKRRRGIYREKFYSFIHMSFQEFLAALHVFLACVKKDRKTLEVLLGSGTQCENMSLQDLLKQAVDKTLLNTQGSLDLFLRFLLGISLEANQDLLQALLMHREDSAEVIESTCKYIKGIKRKDISPERCINLFLCLLEMNDNTLHFEIQEYLQSEKRSIKELSPAQCSALAYMLLMSEEVLDEFDLKKYNTSVEGRRRLIPAVKCCRNALLADCELSEKSIDSVALALQLANSHLRELDLSYNDAKASFRTRNKCEDSNVGFSLLSDGLKSPNCKLEILRLVRCHLNKESCEALSEALSLKSTCLKEMNLSTNDLQDLGVEQLAKGLKSSHCKLEKLILVGCNLTKVSAETLALALSSDSTLRELNLSDNDLQDSGVKLLSVGLRNQHCKLEILKLSGCMITEEGCYSLASAVNSSQSHLKDLDLSYNHPGESGWMKLLSCKLKILNTDHGGQKRIKPGLSKYACDLTLDPNTSNTNLLLSEDKRRVVLQRQKVEYPVHRERFEFCKQVLCKEPLSGRHYWEVKWQKKMIAGVTYKEINRKGQGDDCSLGFNDKSWSLECDNFCQSVCHKSKSTVQQGTTSSRVGVYLDWPAGTLSFYSISKHHKLTHIHTFQSTFTEPLYAGFKLGVPQSSVILCNME